From a single Gimesia fumaroli genomic region:
- the malQ gene encoding 4-alpha-glucanotransferase, whose translation MSNSDQFESRSCFLPNYRGAGILLSVTSLPSLYGIGDFGPAARNWIDLLQEAGQSWWQFLPLGPTGYGNSPYQPLSSFALNWLLISPDDLIADGLLHQTDLSEMEFPGSHVDYDAVRSFKQRLLETVWRHFHERATAEQKHEYERFREDEQAWLDDYALFQVLKDKHQGASYLKWPKELVRRNPDPLTQAKQELADEMDQVGLSQFLLFRQLKHLKEYAHDRGVRFIGDLPFFVSPDSSDVWADPELFLLDDELRPRFVAGVPPDYFSTKGQFWGNPVYDWETLRETGYRWCIDRFCALLDHVDLIRLDHFRGFAAAWHIPNGAPNARAGQWVPGPGQKFFSAVQNELGSLPLIAEDLGIITPDVNALRDEFHLPGMRVLQFAFDGNPDNPYLPHSYDSNTVVFTGTHDNNTTRGWYDSLSKDERKMLCETLQHPVIKSQEIAAVLMELAWSSVAALAMAPLQDVLNLRANARMNIPGRACGNWRWRCTTEMLDTPAFEWLRELTVKSNRFPVIQSAD comes from the coding sequence ATGAGTAACAGCGATCAGTTTGAGAGTCGCTCTTGTTTTTTACCAAATTACCGTGGTGCCGGTATCTTGTTGTCTGTGACTTCCTTGCCATCTCTGTATGGTATTGGCGACTTTGGTCCTGCGGCACGGAACTGGATCGACCTGCTTCAAGAGGCTGGTCAATCCTGGTGGCAGTTTTTACCACTGGGACCAACAGGATATGGCAACTCGCCTTATCAACCTCTTTCCTCGTTTGCTCTTAACTGGCTTCTTATCAGCCCTGATGATCTGATTGCGGACGGTTTGTTACATCAGACTGACCTTTCTGAAATGGAGTTCCCTGGTTCGCATGTGGATTATGACGCCGTCAGATCATTCAAACAACGTCTACTTGAAACGGTCTGGCGCCATTTTCATGAAAGGGCCACCGCAGAGCAGAAGCACGAATATGAAAGATTCAGGGAAGACGAACAAGCCTGGTTGGATGACTATGCCTTATTTCAGGTTTTGAAAGACAAGCATCAGGGAGCGAGCTACCTCAAATGGCCAAAGGAACTGGTCCGACGGAATCCGGATCCTCTGACTCAGGCGAAGCAGGAACTGGCGGATGAAATGGATCAGGTAGGGTTGTCGCAGTTCCTGCTATTCCGTCAGTTGAAACACCTGAAGGAATATGCTCACGACAGGGGAGTCCGGTTCATTGGCGATTTACCATTTTTTGTTTCCCCTGATTCCAGCGATGTCTGGGCTGATCCAGAGTTATTTCTACTCGATGATGAATTACGGCCTCGCTTTGTAGCCGGAGTGCCTCCGGACTACTTCAGTACCAAGGGACAGTTCTGGGGTAATCCGGTTTATGACTGGGAAACACTCAGAGAAACAGGTTATCGCTGGTGTATTGATCGGTTTTGTGCGTTACTGGATCATGTAGATCTGATTCGGTTAGATCATTTTCGTGGTTTTGCAGCGGCCTGGCATATACCCAATGGGGCACCAAATGCACGGGCAGGGCAATGGGTGCCTGGGCCTGGCCAAAAGTTTTTCAGTGCAGTGCAAAACGAACTGGGGTCACTTCCTTTGATTGCTGAGGATTTGGGAATCATTACTCCAGATGTGAATGCACTTCGAGACGAATTTCATCTACCCGGTATGCGCGTCCTTCAGTTTGCCTTTGATGGGAATCCTGACAATCCTTACCTGCCACACAGCTATGATTCGAATACGGTTGTCTTTACAGGCACACATGACAATAACACTACACGCGGCTGGTATGACTCGTTGTCGAAAGATGAGCGAAAAATGTTATGTGAAACGCTGCAGCACCCCGTAATCAAGAGTCAGGAAATTGCGGCTGTCTTAATGGAGCTGGCATGGTCTTCAGTCGCAGCACTCGCGATGGCTCCTTTGCAGGATGTCCTCAATCTGCGAGCGAACGCACGCATGAATATACCAGGACGTGCGTGCGGAAACTGGCGCTGGCGATGCACGACAGAGATGTTGGACACGCCTGCTTTTGAATGGCTCCGGGAGTTGACGGTAAAATCGAATCGCTTCCCCGTGATACAATCAGCGGATTAA
- a CDS encoding sulfatase-like hydrolase/transferase has translation MKSILLLILVLFTFSSQLYADERPNIVFFFADDQTTSTIGCYGNQVIQTPNIDALAARGTRFENAYVSQAICWVSRTTILTGLTGRSYGTSANPEQARPDAVETLYSDILRQNGYRTGYFGKWHAKMPKGYKREAHFDEFEAISRNPYYKKQPDGGLRHETELIVDRGIAFVKSQPKNKPFALNMWFNACHAEDSDRRPGIGHFPWPRAVDGMYEDVTIAPPRLSDPAIFNGQPDFLKTTINRERYFWRWNTEDKYQTNMRAYYRMVSGIDGAIGRFMQALEEAGLAENTIIVYSADNGYYMANRGLAGKWSHYEEAIKVPLIVADPRVPQQQRGQVTTASALNLDLPATFLDWAGVKIPERYQGHSLKPIVEKGKPADWRAETFHEHFAVRSRIPAYEGLRNEQFKYVRYFDHGNHEFLHDLKNDPDELVNLAGDPQHTKTLQAMRKRTTERVKELGGPLDPLKGKFTASTAPHPKASAAVSARADKEGFVRVFDGKSLRHWNGDRKYWSVEDGALTGKTDGTLKMNHFITWKDSTIRNFDLHVKVKVTPGGNSGLQYRGMSRPDLGLDIVTGYQCDVVANNPNYNGMLYEERGRRILSHTGEKVIIAPDGQPWVIEKMPVKTFAPDEWHDFRVLVKGNHHQHWIDGHKTADLIDLDEKGRALEGVLAVQVHVGPAMKIQYKDFKIKHLPDDLPLQEAKDHPIPPNAYGVRPQGRLPKNWKPPIYGQR, from the coding sequence ATGAAATCCATCCTGCTGCTGATTCTCGTTCTCTTTACATTCTCCAGCCAACTTTATGCTGACGAGCGACCGAACATTGTCTTCTTCTTTGCAGACGACCAAACGACTAGCACGATTGGCTGTTATGGCAATCAGGTTATTCAAACTCCGAATATTGACGCACTGGCGGCGCGTGGAACACGATTTGAAAACGCCTATGTCAGTCAGGCAATCTGCTGGGTGAGCCGCACAACAATTCTTACCGGCTTAACGGGGCGGAGCTATGGGACTTCTGCGAATCCGGAACAGGCACGTCCCGATGCGGTGGAGACCTTGTATTCCGATATTTTGCGCCAAAATGGTTATCGCACGGGTTACTTCGGAAAGTGGCACGCTAAAATGCCGAAGGGATATAAACGAGAAGCCCATTTTGATGAATTTGAGGCGATCAGCCGTAACCCTTATTATAAAAAACAACCAGATGGCGGCTTGCGACATGAAACGGAGTTGATTGTTGATCGCGGGATTGCGTTTGTGAAATCGCAACCGAAAAATAAACCGTTCGCGTTGAACATGTGGTTCAATGCCTGCCATGCTGAGGACAGTGATCGACGACCGGGCATTGGTCATTTTCCGTGGCCTCGCGCTGTCGATGGGATGTATGAAGACGTTACGATTGCACCGCCACGTCTGAGTGATCCTGCGATCTTCAACGGGCAGCCTGACTTTCTGAAAACGACGATTAACCGGGAACGCTATTTCTGGCGCTGGAATACCGAAGATAAATACCAAACAAACATGCGTGCGTATTACCGTATGGTGAGCGGAATTGATGGCGCCATTGGACGGTTCATGCAGGCTTTAGAGGAAGCAGGCCTGGCTGAGAATACGATCATCGTTTATTCCGCCGACAATGGATATTATATGGCGAATCGTGGTCTGGCAGGCAAGTGGTCCCATTATGAAGAGGCGATCAAGGTACCTTTGATCGTGGCTGATCCGCGTGTTCCTCAACAACAGCGTGGTCAAGTCACGACTGCCTCTGCGTTGAACTTGGATCTGCCAGCTACTTTTCTCGACTGGGCGGGGGTCAAAATTCCCGAGCGATACCAGGGTCACAGCTTGAAGCCGATTGTAGAGAAGGGAAAACCTGCTGACTGGCGTGCGGAGACGTTTCATGAACATTTCGCTGTTCGCAGTCGTATTCCTGCTTATGAAGGTTTGCGCAACGAGCAATTCAAATATGTGCGATACTTTGATCACGGTAATCATGAATTTCTACATGATCTGAAAAATGATCCTGATGAACTGGTCAATCTGGCGGGAGATCCTCAGCACACAAAAACCTTGCAGGCAATGCGAAAACGGACTACCGAACGGGTGAAAGAACTGGGGGGCCCGCTTGATCCCCTCAAAGGGAAATTTACAGCATCGACGGCGCCTCATCCGAAAGCTTCGGCAGCTGTCAGTGCCCGTGCCGATAAAGAAGGGTTCGTACGCGTCTTCGATGGCAAATCGCTGCGTCACTGGAACGGTGATCGCAAGTACTGGTCAGTCGAAGACGGCGCCTTGACCGGCAAAACAGATGGCACATTAAAGATGAACCATTTCATCACCTGGAAAGATTCCACCATTCGCAATTTCGATCTGCATGTGAAGGTGAAAGTGACTCCCGGCGGCAATAGTGGCTTGCAGTACCGAGGCATGTCGCGGCCGGATTTGGGTTTGGATATTGTCACCGGTTATCAGTGTGATGTGGTGGCGAATAATCCAAACTACAACGGGATGCTATATGAAGAAAGAGGACGTCGTATACTGTCACACACGGGAGAAAAAGTGATTATAGCGCCTGACGGTCAGCCATGGGTTATTGAAAAAATGCCCGTCAAAACATTTGCTCCAGACGAGTGGCATGATTTCCGCGTGCTGGTGAAGGGGAACCATCACCAGCATTGGATTGATGGACATAAAACGGCCGACCTGATTGACCTGGACGAAAAGGGACGTGCTCTGGAAGGAGTTCTGGCAGTACAGGTTCACGTGGGGCCTGCCATGAAAATTCAATATAAGGATTTTAAAATCAAACACCTGCCCGATGATCTTCCCCTGCAAGAAGCCAAAGATCATCCCATTCCGCCGAATGCGTATGGCGTACGACCACAGGGGCGCTTACCGAAAAACTGGAAGCCGCCGATTTATGGTCAACGTTGA
- a CDS encoding PSD1 and planctomycete cytochrome C domain-containing protein, which yields MSNQKLRTTFLTAIYSLLILAGQTSFGANEVDFRENVAPILQRHCLSCHNDRVRRGGLSLHSAQATSKGGESGPSIDPSDPDASYLIDLITPTEGTAEMPRDEPPLSEKEVATIRNWIKAGAVWPADFEIQPPVLWSLKPLHRPTVPSDFETNPEFPIRNPIDAFVAARHKLNGLEPAPEASRRTLIRRLYLDLTGLLPTPEAVESFVSDEDPHAYEQLVDELLASPHFGERWGRYWLDLARYADSDGYLGDSMRRHAWVYREWVIDAINQDLPFDQFSIEQLAGDLLDKPTLSQKIATGFHRNTLSNTEAGVDLELYRTKEIVDRVNTTGMVWLGFTFGCAECHDHKHDPISQKEFYQIYAFFNNANETTAKVKKPWENAEYEQARTKWEPQYQQLLSELKAYENTGLTKKQQTEITEILNKYKKTTDLKRLSPFYQTKKAGWKELSAKLAKQLQTKPSPPATRAPIFTERTKDRRDTFVHVRGIYNRPGEKVSPDTPFVLPDLSSRNQTPDRLDLAQWLFQNNNPLTPRVSVNRIWQHLFGQGLVSTPNDFGTKGAVPTHPQLLDWLATEYKSRGWSRKAMIRLLVMSSTYRMSSASNARSNPQDINNQLLWRQNSYRLEAEIVRDIHLTASGLLDRTIGRRGIRPPLPAFVTDVGRSVKWPASQGSERYRRGMYIVFKRTVPYPMLMTFDAPDATVSCSRRERSNTPLQALTLLNGPMFFESAQVLGKEMHEHYPDDFPSAMNEMFMRCLGRPANEREQNALSAAYSDLLQVASQNNIDSAEKTSPQLTALIQVARIIMNLDEFITRD from the coding sequence ATGAGTAACCAGAAACTCCGCACCACTTTCTTAACTGCAATCTATTCCCTGCTGATTTTAGCAGGGCAAACCTCTTTCGGTGCGAACGAGGTCGACTTCCGTGAGAATGTAGCTCCGATCTTACAACGTCATTGCCTGAGCTGCCACAACGACCGGGTGCGTCGAGGAGGACTCTCTTTGCACTCGGCCCAGGCGACGTCAAAAGGAGGCGAGAGTGGCCCATCAATCGACCCGAGTGACCCTGATGCGAGCTATCTCATCGACCTGATCACTCCGACAGAGGGTACAGCTGAGATGCCACGCGATGAGCCGCCGCTTTCCGAGAAAGAGGTAGCGACGATTCGGAACTGGATTAAAGCAGGCGCTGTCTGGCCTGCTGACTTTGAGATTCAACCTCCAGTACTATGGTCACTCAAACCGCTGCATCGTCCCACCGTCCCCTCAGACTTTGAAACCAACCCGGAATTCCCTATTCGCAATCCCATCGACGCATTTGTGGCGGCGCGGCACAAACTGAATGGGCTCGAACCAGCTCCCGAAGCCAGTCGTCGCACACTTATTCGCCGACTGTACCTTGATCTGACGGGCTTACTTCCCACACCGGAGGCAGTCGAATCGTTTGTCTCTGATGAAGATCCACACGCTTACGAACAACTGGTCGATGAGCTGTTAGCCTCTCCTCATTTTGGCGAGCGCTGGGGCCGCTACTGGCTGGACCTCGCACGATATGCTGACAGTGATGGTTATCTGGGAGACAGTATGCGTCGCCATGCCTGGGTTTACCGTGAATGGGTCATTGATGCCATTAACCAGGATCTGCCATTTGACCAGTTTTCTATTGAGCAACTGGCGGGGGATCTGCTCGACAAACCGACGTTATCCCAGAAAATTGCAACCGGCTTTCATCGAAATACGCTGAGTAACACAGAAGCCGGCGTTGATCTGGAATTATATCGTACGAAAGAAATCGTCGATCGTGTGAATACAACGGGAATGGTCTGGCTCGGTTTCACATTTGGCTGTGCTGAATGTCACGACCATAAACACGATCCCATCTCTCAAAAAGAGTTTTATCAGATTTATGCCTTCTTCAATAATGCCAATGAAACCACAGCGAAAGTCAAGAAGCCCTGGGAAAACGCAGAATACGAACAGGCTCGAACGAAATGGGAACCGCAGTATCAACAACTCCTGTCAGAATTAAAAGCGTATGAAAACACTGGTCTAACAAAGAAACAACAGACCGAGATCACCGAAATTCTGAACAAATACAAAAAAACGACCGATCTGAAACGTCTCTCCCCTTTCTATCAGACGAAAAAAGCAGGCTGGAAAGAACTCTCTGCAAAACTTGCGAAACAACTACAGACAAAACCATCTCCTCCCGCGACGAGAGCACCGATCTTTACAGAACGAACCAAAGACCGTCGCGACACCTTCGTGCACGTTCGTGGCATTTATAATCGTCCCGGCGAAAAGGTAAGTCCGGACACTCCTTTCGTACTCCCAGATTTATCATCGCGAAACCAGACGCCGGACCGACTGGATCTTGCCCAGTGGCTCTTTCAAAATAATAATCCGCTGACGCCGCGTGTGTCAGTCAATCGCATCTGGCAACATCTGTTTGGGCAGGGACTTGTTTCGACCCCCAATGATTTTGGAACCAAAGGTGCAGTCCCCACGCATCCACAGCTGCTGGACTGGCTCGCAACAGAATACAAAAGTCGCGGCTGGAGCCGCAAAGCCATGATTCGACTGCTTGTAATGTCGTCCACTTATCGTATGTCATCAGCATCAAACGCCCGTTCCAATCCTCAAGACATCAACAATCAGTTGTTGTGGAGACAAAACAGCTATCGGCTCGAAGCCGAAATCGTTCGCGACATTCATCTGACAGCAAGCGGTTTGCTGGATCGAACCATTGGCAGGCGTGGGATCAGACCACCTCTGCCCGCGTTCGTCACCGATGTGGGACGCAGCGTCAAATGGCCTGCCAGCCAGGGAAGCGAACGATATCGACGGGGGATGTATATTGTCTTTAAACGCACGGTCCCCTACCCGATGCTGATGACGTTCGACGCGCCTGATGCCACCGTTTCCTGCAGCCGACGCGAGCGTTCTAATACGCCGCTACAGGCGCTGACTCTGTTGAACGGTCCCATGTTTTTCGAAAGCGCTCAGGTGCTCGGTAAAGAAATGCATGAGCACTATCCCGATGACTTTCCCTCTGCCATGAATGAAATGTTTATGCGATGTCTTGGACGTCCTGCGAATGAACGGGAACAGAACGCACTCAGCGCGGCCTATTCTGATCTGCTCCAAGTCGCCAGCCAGAACAATATCGATTCCGCAGAAAAAACATCGCCGCAATTGACGGCTCTGATCCAGGTCGCTCGGATCATCATGAATTTAGATGAATTTATTACGCGAGATTAA
- a CDS encoding DUF1501 domain-containing protein yields the protein MLLPPASTGNDLSALNRRQFFTSGASGLGTLALASLLKDEGLLASENSGQQAHFAPKAKRCIYLFMEGGPSQMDLFDPKPKLNELDGQPMPESLLKDIKFAFIQKEAAQLMGSPRTFKRYGECGLELSDLLPHLSTCVDDIALVRSMHCEQFNHLPGQLMMLSGSDLQGRPTLGSWLNYGLGSESQNLPGYVVLATLGRGLPGGASSWSSGFLPSQYAGTLFRNQGSPVLNLETPAEIAPEAQMRSLQTINELNGLRYEQIGNPEIASRIKAYELAFRMQQTAPELLDLSGETKATLDEYGVTREEASKSSQAGFNGSYARNCLLARRMVERGVRYVTLFLSTWDHHSYLDSGLKRYTEISDQPIAALLKDLKRRGLLEDTLVVWGGEFGRTPLGENRVNFKKVTGRDHHPYSFSMWLAGGGIKGGQVIGETDEIGWGVTKDPVHVHDLHATILKLFGLDHEKLTYRFQGRDFRLTDVSGNIVEQLLA from the coding sequence ATGCTGCTTCCTCCTGCATCCACTGGAAATGATCTTTCAGCCCTGAATCGTCGGCAATTCTTCACCAGCGGTGCCAGTGGTCTGGGGACGCTGGCTCTTGCCTCGCTGCTCAAAGATGAGGGATTGCTGGCCAGCGAGAACAGCGGCCAACAGGCACACTTCGCTCCCAAGGCCAAGCGTTGCATTTACCTCTTCATGGAAGGGGGCCCGAGTCAGATGGACTTGTTCGACCCCAAACCAAAGTTAAATGAACTCGACGGCCAACCGATGCCTGAGTCTTTATTGAAGGACATCAAATTCGCATTTATCCAAAAAGAAGCAGCGCAGTTAATGGGAAGCCCGCGCACCTTCAAACGCTACGGCGAGTGCGGCTTGGAACTCTCGGATCTGCTGCCTCACCTTAGCACTTGTGTCGATGACATCGCTCTGGTTCGCTCGATGCACTGTGAGCAGTTCAATCACCTGCCCGGCCAGTTGATGATGCTCTCCGGCTCTGATCTGCAGGGACGTCCCACGCTCGGCTCGTGGCTCAATTACGGTCTGGGAAGTGAATCACAGAATTTACCCGGTTATGTTGTGCTGGCCACACTGGGCCGCGGTTTACCCGGCGGGGCTTCCAGCTGGTCAAGTGGATTTCTCCCCTCGCAATATGCTGGAACGCTGTTTCGTAATCAGGGCAGTCCGGTATTGAACCTGGAAACACCTGCTGAAATCGCACCCGAAGCACAGATGCGGAGTCTGCAGACCATCAATGAATTGAACGGCCTCCGCTACGAGCAGATCGGTAACCCCGAAATCGCCAGCAGGATTAAAGCGTACGAACTCGCCTTTCGCATGCAGCAAACCGCACCAGAGTTGCTCGATCTTTCCGGCGAGACCAAAGCAACTCTTGACGAATACGGCGTCACACGCGAAGAAGCTTCGAAAAGCAGTCAGGCCGGCTTCAACGGTTCGTATGCCCGCAATTGTCTGCTGGCCCGACGCATGGTCGAACGGGGTGTGCGTTATGTCACGCTCTTTTTATCAACCTGGGATCACCACAGCTATCTGGACAGCGGCTTGAAACGCTATACCGAAATTTCCGATCAGCCAATCGCCGCACTGCTCAAAGATCTGAAACGCCGTGGCCTGCTGGAAGACACACTCGTCGTCTGGGGCGGCGAATTCGGGAGAACACCATTGGGGGAAAACCGTGTCAATTTCAAGAAAGTGACCGGCCGCGATCATCATCCCTATTCCTTCAGCATGTGGCTCGCGGGTGGCGGTATCAAAGGAGGCCAAGTCATCGGTGAAACGGATGAAATTGGTTGGGGCGTCACAAAAGACCCCGTCCATGTGCACGACCTGCATGCGACGATTCTCAAACTGTTCGGCCTGGACCATGAAAAACTGACTTACCGTTTTCAGGGCCGCGACTTCCGACTGACCGATGTTTCCGGAAACATCGTCGAACAGTTACTGGCGTAA
- a CDS encoding GntR family transcriptional regulator encodes MKINDLSTGRVPLDNKLKRQTLAQAVEARLRTEIVQGFHEPGAMLTEPVLSTEMGVSRSPIREALLNLQRDGIVEFDDRGRTRVVSMTTADFEDLYFLRLAVEPMLAVHAAACATDSDYAAWEANVAAMESTGSVAEISQLDIEFHSMIVEASQRPRLIAAWRSLRPSLELWLAALHRKHEQLTGRVREITIESHLELIETLRSGKSEAIRKLIQDHIEGWYKWLPEMDELT; translated from the coding sequence ATGAAAATCAATGATTTGTCGACGGGCCGTGTGCCGTTAGATAACAAACTGAAACGACAAACGCTGGCGCAGGCAGTTGAGGCACGCTTGCGCACTGAAATCGTTCAGGGGTTTCACGAACCGGGGGCGATGCTAACAGAACCAGTTTTGTCAACTGAGATGGGAGTAAGCCGATCCCCTATACGTGAAGCGCTGCTGAACCTGCAACGCGACGGAATTGTTGAATTTGATGATCGAGGGAGAACACGTGTTGTTTCGATGACGACCGCCGACTTTGAAGATCTCTATTTTCTGAGGTTAGCCGTGGAACCCATGCTGGCGGTGCATGCTGCGGCATGTGCGACGGATTCCGATTATGCTGCCTGGGAAGCAAACGTCGCTGCGATGGAAAGCACAGGTAGTGTTGCCGAGATCAGTCAGCTTGATATCGAATTTCATTCAATGATCGTCGAAGCCAGTCAACGCCCCCGTTTAATAGCGGCATGGCGATCGTTGCGTCCCTCACTGGAATTATGGCTGGCTGCTCTACATCGGAAGCACGAACAGCTGACGGGACGCGTGCGTGAAATAACGATTGAAAGTCATTTAGAACTCATTGAAACTCTGCGTTCTGGAAAGAGTGAGGCGATACGAAAATTGATACAAGATCATATTGAAGGTTGGTACAAGTGGTTACCAGAAATGGATGAGCTGACTTGA
- a CDS encoding DUF1552 domain-containing protein: MSAYLTTRRTMLRGLGVAMALPWLESLQVWGQEAGTTAVKGEAPVRFAALFSGNGFHRDHWWAKGAGKSMELGPVLEPLNEFRERLLFIQGLYNEEALKGNIHSSQTGNILSGAPLESGGGIRSGISIDQMLAKHYGQTTKVPSLVLGCEKSNPSVHKNYSMLYSSHISWSSPTTPTPLEVYPALAFDRLFRQNASKSDQSVLDAVLGDAKDLRRGISRSDKQKLDEYLNSVREVEQRIERAGQRGELQGWRPALDKPNIPRPADGIPQDIADHMRLMCDILVLAFQTDSTRLCTLKLNNDHSSLRFPNLGVDYMIHHLLSHQESDDWLKVNQFFLKQVAYVARKLDAIQEGSRTALDNSIIMYCSSMLTGSHDATKLPVVILGRGGGKLKTGRVLDYLDKPNRKMCSLYLSLMDKYGLNLDQFGDSTERLAEI; the protein is encoded by the coding sequence ATGTCTGCTTATTTGACAACCAGGCGTACTATGTTGCGTGGACTCGGTGTTGCAATGGCTTTACCGTGGCTGGAGTCGCTACAGGTCTGGGGACAGGAAGCCGGCACGACGGCAGTGAAAGGAGAGGCCCCTGTTCGTTTTGCGGCGCTGTTTTCCGGCAATGGATTTCATCGAGATCACTGGTGGGCCAAGGGGGCAGGGAAGTCGATGGAGCTTGGTCCTGTTCTAGAGCCGCTCAACGAGTTTCGCGAAAGATTGCTTTTCATTCAAGGTCTATATAATGAAGAAGCCCTGAAGGGGAATATACATAGTTCCCAAACCGGCAATATCCTAAGCGGGGCACCATTGGAATCAGGCGGGGGAATTCGTAGCGGCATCAGTATTGATCAGATGCTGGCAAAGCATTACGGCCAGACTACTAAAGTTCCCAGTCTGGTATTGGGCTGCGAAAAATCGAATCCGTCGGTTCACAAAAATTATTCGATGCTCTATAGCAGTCATATTTCCTGGAGTTCGCCGACAACGCCTACACCACTGGAAGTCTATCCTGCACTGGCCTTTGATCGACTGTTTCGTCAGAATGCCAGCAAAAGCGATCAGAGTGTGCTGGATGCGGTGTTGGGCGATGCAAAGGATCTGCGTCGTGGAATCAGCCGCAGCGATAAGCAGAAACTTGACGAATATCTCAATTCGGTACGTGAAGTGGAACAGCGCATCGAACGGGCCGGCCAGCGGGGAGAGTTGCAAGGCTGGCGACCTGCACTCGATAAACCCAATATTCCACGACCCGCTGATGGAATTCCGCAAGATATTGCCGACCATATGCGGCTGATGTGTGATATTCTGGTGCTTGCATTTCAGACAGATTCCACACGTCTCTGCACATTAAAACTCAATAACGATCATTCCTCGCTCCGATTTCCCAATTTAGGGGTCGACTATATGATTCATCACCTGCTATCGCATCAGGAGTCTGACGACTGGCTCAAGGTTAATCAGTTCTTTTTGAAACAGGTTGCCTATGTAGCACGAAAGCTAGATGCCATTCAGGAAGGCAGTCGAACCGCATTAGATAACTCCATCATCATGTATTGTAGCAGCATGCTTACTGGCAGTCATGATGCGACAAAGTTGCCGGTAGTGATTCTTGGACGAGGAGGCGGCAAACTGAAAACCGGACGCGTGCTCGACTATCTCGATAAACCGAACCGTAAAATGTGTAGTTTATATCTCTCGCTGATGGATAAATATGGCTTAAATCTGGATCAGTTTGGTGATTCGACTGAACGGCTTGCAGAAATTTAA